Genomic DNA from Nitratidesulfovibrio vulgaris str. Hildenborough:
GGCCCCGCGGTCGGCATGGTTGCGCGCCATTTCGGCACTTCCGGCTGCGGCGGCTGCCGACCTTGCCACTTCAAGCACCGAGGCGTTCATCTCTTCGACGGCGACGGCGACTTCAGAGGTGCGTTGCTGTTGCGAGACCGCCCGTGTGAGCGATGCCTCGACCTCTTCACCGATGCTGCCGGTGGTGGTGTTCAACTCCCGTTCTGTCTTGCCTGCGGCGTCTGCGGCCTCGGCGAGATGGGCGTTATGGCGGTGCAACTGTTCCTGCTGGTTGCGGAGTGCCGTCAGGTCGAAGCACGAGGTGAGCAGGCCGCGCAGCGAACGGTCCTCGCCCAAGACGGGCGCGACGGTGACGACCTGAAGGCTGCCGTCTGCGAAGGTCATCTCATCTTCGCGCGTCATGCCATCGTCCTGCGCCCTCTGAAGCAGCGCAAGCAACTCTGATGATGTCACGACCTGTCGCACGGGCAATCCGCTTTCCGGGGCCGTGGTGGCGCACTTGGCGATGGCTGCGAAGGGCTGGTTCCACCATGTGGCCCTTCCTTCAGCATCCACGAGAAGGCAGGGCTGCGGCAGCGCGGTCAGTACGCCACGCGCGAAGGCCACACGTTCGCGCAGGTCGTGCACCATGCGCTCAAGCGATTCGACAAGCACCGCCACTTCTCCGCAGGTATTGCGCAGCATCAGCGGAGTGTGGTCGCCCGCCGCGACCCTGCTGGCGTAGGCGGTGACAGCCGAAAGAGGACGCACGATGGAACGTGTGATGAAGAGGGCAAGAACGGCGAGAACCAGCGTGATGCTGCCCGCCAGCCACATGGCTGTCGTGCGGGCGCTGTCCAGTTCGTCACCGAAGGCGGTGTTGGCCGTTTCGAAATGGGCGTCCTTGCTCTCGACGATGCGGTTGAAGGTGCGGCGTGAGGCCTCGGCCAGCGGTGTCGCCTCCTTCTCGTAGGCCGGGTAGTGCGTGTGCCGTTCCGTATCAGGAACAGCGGCAAGGCGCTCGACAAAGGCGAGTCCACTCTCGGCGAAGGCGAGGGTCGAGCGTTCCGCCTCGGCGATGAGGGCTGCTTCGGCTGCGTCCACGGCACTCGCCCGCAGGGCCACGAAACCCTTGCGCATGGAGTCGATCGTCTTGCGCAGTCGGTCGGTGTCCTTGTCGATGTCGCTTCCGAGCATGACGTTGCGGGTAAGGCGGCTGACATAGTTGAGGTCGCGACCGATGGCGAGTGTGGCGATTTTACCGTTGATGTCGTGCCGCGCCATGAGACGGAAATGCTCACGTGCGTCACCAAGGGAATGTGTCATGAGCCATCCCACGGCAAGGACGGCTATGACCGCGCAGAGCGCGAGAAGATGGATGCGGCAACGGATGGACAGGTTACACTTGGTCATTCAGGGCTCCGGAGGGCATGTCGGTGTTCACTGGGCAGTCATGGTCTTCCGGTGGCGGTTGCGTCGCTGTGCGTGACCGTCATCGGGAGACCTCGGGTTTCGGGTTGGGGCAGCGGGAAGGCAACAGACTGATGATGGGGCAATCGAGATAGCCCCGTAGGTTTGATGCCGGAATGTCATATCAGCAAGAGCAGTGCCATTCTTGTTTCGGGTGTCGCCTCTATCTTGACGTGTGGTTGCAGGGGCCGGAGTCGCCGGAGATACGGAGGCTGTTCCTGTACGGCCCGCAGAGGAGGGGCTGGTGTGCTGTAATGGAACATCGCTCGACCATAATCGAACAGGGGCCTCCCGTTGTCGGAAGGCCCCTGTATCTGGCGATGGGATTCCGGTCGGTGTCACATGCGGAGATTGATCTTCTCCGGCGAAAGCCTGCGTTCAAGGCGGGCGGCGTAGACCGACATCGACCAGCAGCAGATGAAGTACAGGAAGGCGACGGTGCCGTAGATTTCCATGGGGTAGACCATGAGGCGGTTGTTGATGCCCTGCGCCACGAAGGTGAGTTCAAGCACGCCCAGCACGAACGCCAGCGAGGTGTCCTTGAAGATGGCGATGAACTGCCCCACGATGGCGGGAATCATCTGCTTGAGCGCCTGCGGCAGGATGATGCGCCGCATGGTCTGAACGAAGGTGAGTCCGGTCGAGTACGCCGCCTCGACCTGTCCCGCAGGAATGTTCTGGATGCCAGCCCGCACGATTTCGGCAAGGTAGGCACCCGTGAACAGTGTCAGGGCGATGGTCGCCGACCAGAACACGTTGAAGAACGTGTTGAACAGCACGGGAATGAAGAAATAGATCCAGAAGATGACGATGATAAGCGGGTTGCCGCGTATCAGCTCGATATACAGCAGGCAGGGGATGCGGCAGATGCGGTTGTCTGATGTGCGGCCGATGCCCACGACGAGACCGATGAAGAAACTCACGCTGATGGCGATGACCGCCATGAGCAGCGAATAGGCAAGGCCGCCAAGCCCCATGAAGAGTTCATCGGACTGCCCGTTGGGGAAGTGCCATATGAGCAGCGTACGCAGGTTGTCGGCGATGACGCCCCAGTTGAAGTTGTAGAGTCCCCGCGCCGTGACGAAGAGAAGCCCGCCCAGCGCGAGGATGAATGCTCCCTTGCACAGAAGGCTGGCACCCTTGCCCGCCATCTGCATGGCGACACGCATGGTCGCCATGGCGGGTGAATAGGTCGCGCTCGTCGCTGCGCGGCGTCTGCGGCGCAGGGCGCGTCCGATGGGGCGCACGAACACGCGCCGGATGAGGCTGACGGGCAGCAGCACGGCGTCCACGAACATGACGGATAGCGACCGCTTGGGAGCGGTGTCGAGACGCATCTTGCCGTTGACGCCGTTGAGGATGAACGAGATGAGCAGCGACAGCGAGAGATAGAGGACGGTGGCGGCGGATGTCGCCTCGAAACCCTTGAAGGTGAGCGATTCGACCTGTTGCGACTGCCATGTGAGTTCGGCCACACCCACGACCATGGCCAGCGACGAGTTCTTCATGTTGTTGAGGAACTCGCTGCCCAGCGGCGGGATGATGGCCCTGAAGGCCATGGGCAGGATGATGGTGCGCAGCACCTGCACGTAGTTGAGCCCCGACGAGTAGGCGGCTTCAAGCAGCCCCTTCGGGATGGACTGGAGACCGGCGCGGATGACTTCCGCCATGAACGCGCTGGTGTACACCGAAAGCCCGATGGTGGCGCACCAGAATTCGAAGTTGCCGGTGAAGAGCAGTTCGCGGATGTTTTCCGGGAGTATGGCCGGAAAGGCGAAATACCAGAAGAACAGCTGCACCAGCAGCGGCGTGTTGCGGAAGAACTCCACGACGGCGGTGGCGGTGAGGCGCAGCGGTGCAAAGAGCGACAGGCGCGCTATGCCGAGAACGGTGCCAAGGCCGAGGGCCAGTGCGGAACTGATGAGCGAGATACGGACCGTGACACCAAGCCCCTTGAGAATCTCGAGACCGAGATGCGTACCGTAGGTGGTGTTCCGGGTGAAGAGGATATCCCACTGGAACTGGTAGCCGAAATCGAAGACCCAGCCCCAGTAGTAGACGGCGAGCAGGGTGATGGAACACAGTACGAGGTACTGTACCCATGTCTTGTCCAGCCAGTATCGGATCATGTGAGGCGCCGTGTGCTTGTGCCGTTGGTGGAAGAAGCGCAAGCCCGGTCGAGCCGGGCTTGCGCGGTTCTAGCCTGTACGGTGGCGGTTAGGGCCACATTTCGATCTGACCGGCGAGGGGCATTTCGAAGGGAGTGCCGGGGCCGTACCACTTGTTGTAGATGGTCTTGTAGGTGCCGTCCTTCCACATGTCCTGCAGGGCGGCGTTCACGGCGTCACGCAGGGCGGAGTCGTCCTGCGGCATGGCGATGCCGTAGGGCTCTTCGGCGAGGAAGTTGCCCACCAGTTCGAACTTGCCGGGTTCCTTCGCGGAGTAGCCCACGAGGATGGAGGCGTCGGTCGACCAGCCGGCCACGCGACCCATCTGCAGAGCCTGGAAGCACTCGGACTCCTTCTGGAAGGAGATGACGCTCTGGTCGGGGTTGGGGTCACCGGCTTCCTTGAGGGCGCGCTTCACGTTCACTTCGGACGTGGTGCCCTGCATGGTGGCGATCTTCTTGCCCACCATGTCCTTCACGGACTTGAACTGGCCCTTCTTGGCGAGGACCTTCTGACCGTCGAAGAAGTAGGTGATGGAGAAGTCGACCGACTTGTCGCGTTCACGGGTGTGGGTCATGTTCGACACGGAGATGTCGACGCGGCCCTGCTGGACGTAGGCGATGCGGGTCTTGTTGTTGACCTGCACACGCTCGATGTCCACGCCCATGCGCTTGGCGATTTCGGTGGCGATGTCGTAGTCGAAGCCGCCCCATTCGCCCTTCTCGTTGTAGAAGCCGCCGGGGATGGAGTCGGTCATGAGGCCGACGCGGATCTTCTTGTCCTTCATCACGTTGTCATAGGCGGGGCCGGCAAGGGCCGCAGAGCCGGTGAAGACCAGAAAGGCCGCGGCAAGGGCGATGATCTTTCCAAGACGCATGGGTGCACTCCCGTTTGAGATGTTCCGAACCCGTCGGCCGCCCCTCGCGGCACGACGTAAACCGAAGGCCCGCCGCGCCGACGGGCCATCATGCCGTCTAGTGCGTGAGTATCTTGCTGAGGAACTCGCGCGAACGCTCGTGCTGGGGATTGTTGAAGAAGGCGTCGGGCGTGTTCTGTTCGACCAGTATGCCCTGGTCCATGAAGATGACGCGGTCGGCCACTTCGCGGGCGAACCCCATTTCGTGCGTCACGCAGACCATGGTCATGCCCTCGCGGGCGAGTTGACGCATGACGTCGAGAACTTCGTTGATCATTTCGGGGTCGAGGGCGGAGGTCGGTTCGTCGAAGAGCATGATGCGCGGCTTCATGGCGAGACCGCGTGCGATGGCCACACGCTGCTGCTGCCCGCCTGACAGCTGCCCCGGGTACGCACCTGCCTTGTCGGGGATGTTCACCTTCTCGAGCAGTTCCATGGCAGTACGCTCCGCCTCGGCACGGGGGATGTTCCGTACGAGGGTGGGCGCCAGCGTGATGTTCTCCAGTACGGTCATGTGCGGGTACAGGTTGAACTGCTGGAATACGAAACCCACCTCGGCCCTGAGCAGGGTGAGGTTGGTGCGCGGTGCGTTGATGTCTATGCCGTCGACGACGATGTTGCCTTT
This window encodes:
- a CDS encoding transporter substrate-binding domain-containing protein codes for the protein MRLGKIIALAAAFLVFTGSAALAGPAYDNVMKDKKIRVGLMTDSIPGGFYNEKGEWGGFDYDIATEIAKRMGVDIERVQVNNKTRIAYVQQGRVDISVSNMTHTRERDKSVDFSITYFFDGQKVLAKKGQFKSVKDMVGKKIATMQGTTSEVNVKRALKEAGDPNPDQSVISFQKESECFQALQMGRVAGWSTDASILVGYSAKEPGKFELVGNFLAEEPYGIAMPQDDSALRDAVNAALQDMWKDGTYKTIYNKWYGPGTPFEMPLAGQIEMWP
- a CDS encoding methyl-accepting chemotaxis protein codes for the protein MTKCNLSIRCRIHLLALCAVIAVLAVGWLMTHSLGDAREHFRLMARHDINGKIATLAIGRDLNYVSRLTRNVMLGSDIDKDTDRLRKTIDSMRKGFVALRASAVDAAEAALIAEAERSTLAFAESGLAFVERLAAVPDTERHTHYPAYEKEATPLAEASRRTFNRIVESKDAHFETANTAFGDELDSARTTAMWLAGSITLVLAVLALFITRSIVRPLSAVTAYASRVAAGDHTPLMLRNTCGEVAVLVESLERMVHDLRERVAFARGVLTALPQPCLLVDAEGRATWWNQPFAAIAKCATTAPESGLPVRQVVTSSELLALLQRAQDDGMTREDEMTFADGSLQVVTVAPVLGEDRSLRGLLTSCFDLTALRNQQEQLHRHNAHLAEAADAAGKTERELNTTTGSIGEEVEASLTRAVSQQQRTSEVAVAVEEMNASVLEVARSAAAAAGSAEMARNHADRGADVVMQALDAIEGVSDNATRLGEAMDDLGKQAEGIGRIIAVIGDIADQTNLLALNAAIETARAGDAGRGFAVVADEVRKLAEKTMTATREVEDFIRAIQTSARHSLATAQSTATEVEKTTQLASGAGEALRSIVGMTAETADQVRAIATAAEQQSAASEQIARSTDEIRGSAADNAEGMTRLREELERLRGQATGLGDIIKSMRTA
- a CDS encoding amino acid ABC transporter permease, which produces MIRYWLDKTWVQYLVLCSITLLAVYYWGWVFDFGYQFQWDILFTRNTTYGTHLGLEILKGLGVTVRISLISSALALGLGTVLGIARLSLFAPLRLTATAVVEFFRNTPLLVQLFFWYFAFPAILPENIRELLFTGNFEFWCATIGLSVYTSAFMAEVIRAGLQSIPKGLLEAAYSSGLNYVQVLRTIILPMAFRAIIPPLGSEFLNNMKNSSLAMVVGVAELTWQSQQVESLTFKGFEATSAATVLYLSLSLLISFILNGVNGKMRLDTAPKRSLSVMFVDAVLLPVSLIRRVFVRPIGRALRRRRRAATSATYSPAMATMRVAMQMAGKGASLLCKGAFILALGGLLFVTARGLYNFNWGVIADNLRTLLIWHFPNGQSDELFMGLGGLAYSLLMAVIAISVSFFIGLVVGIGRTSDNRICRIPCLLYIELIRGNPLIIVIFWIYFFIPVLFNTFFNVFWSATIALTLFTGAYLAEIVRAGIQNIPAGQVEAAYSTGLTFVQTMRRIILPQALKQMIPAIVGQFIAIFKDTSLAFVLGVLELTFVAQGINNRLMVYPMEIYGTVAFLYFICCWSMSVYAARLERRLSPEKINLRM
- a CDS encoding amino acid ABC transporter ATP-binding protein, producing the protein MIHFEHVHKWYPSGLHVLNDINLDIAQGEVVVICGPSGSGKSTLIRCINRLEAIQKGNIVVDGIDINAPRTNLTLLRAEVGFVFQQFNLYPHMTVLENITLAPTLVRNIPRAEAERTAMELLEKVNIPDKAGAYPGQLSGGQQQRVAIARGLAMKPRIMLFDEPTSALDPEMINEVLDVMRQLAREGMTMVCVTHEMGFAREVADRVIFMDQGILVEQNTPDAFFNNPQHERSREFLSKILTH